In the genome of Pelobacter seleniigenes DSM 18267, one region contains:
- a CDS encoding sigma-54-dependent transcriptional regulator, giving the protein MRKLSHKPLPILVVDDEQDVLESFRLALLSGGLPAVTTCADGLKVMDILEQNREISVILLDLMMPKINGQDLLEQIIGAHPGIPVIVITAIDDLQTAVNCMRLGAFDYLVKPVEKHRLVSSVFRALEILELGRENRALKESFLNDSLNHPELFAPIVGRSTAILKLFKYIEAIAKSTEPVLISGETGVGKELFARAVHNASNPAGPFIAINVAGLDDQTFSDTLFGHRKGAFTGAESQRDGLIKTAEGGTLFLDEIGDLSLISQVKLLRLLQEQEYFPLGSDLPKKSTARILVATHCDLGKTVQDGSFRKDLFYRLQTHQICIPPLRKRKEDLPLLVDELLERAAKKLQINKPSYSNDLLAILLNYDFPGNIRELETLLFDCVSRSQGGRLSITTIHDRLTNTASSLSSARHDSQKDGLFDQFSVLPTLKEATQQLIKTALERANGNQSLAARFLGLSQPALSRRLNREKDRSATCHDDL; this is encoded by the coding sequence ATGAGAAAACTTTCGCACAAACCCCTCCCCATTCTGGTCGTTGATGATGAGCAGGATGTGCTCGAATCCTTTCGACTGGCCTTGCTGTCTGGCGGGTTGCCTGCTGTCACCACCTGTGCGGACGGGCTGAAAGTCATGGATATCCTGGAACAGAACAGGGAAATATCCGTGATCCTGCTTGACCTGATGATGCCGAAAATTAACGGCCAGGACCTTCTGGAACAGATCATCGGCGCTCATCCGGGAATCCCGGTCATTGTGATCACCGCCATCGATGACCTCCAGACGGCGGTCAACTGCATGCGCCTGGGAGCCTTCGACTATCTGGTCAAACCGGTAGAAAAACATCGGCTGGTTTCCAGCGTCTTCAGAGCACTGGAAATTCTTGAGCTGGGACGCGAAAACCGGGCGCTGAAGGAGAGTTTCCTGAATGACAGCCTGAACCATCCCGAGCTTTTTGCACCGATTGTCGGTCGCTCGACCGCGATCCTGAAACTCTTCAAGTACATTGAAGCCATTGCCAAATCAACCGAGCCCGTCCTGATCAGCGGAGAGACCGGGGTCGGCAAGGAATTGTTTGCCCGGGCCGTTCATAACGCCTCCAATCCGGCAGGACCCTTCATCGCAATCAATGTTGCGGGCCTGGATGACCAGACTTTTTCAGACACCCTCTTCGGGCACCGCAAGGGAGCATTTACCGGCGCCGAAAGTCAACGCGACGGGCTGATCAAAACAGCGGAAGGGGGCACCCTGTTTCTTGATGAGATAGGAGATCTCAGCCTGATTTCCCAGGTTAAGCTGTTACGCCTGCTACAGGAGCAGGAATATTTTCCCCTCGGTTCCGATCTGCCCAAAAAATCAACCGCCCGCATCCTGGTGGCAACCCATTGCGATCTGGGCAAGACGGTTCAGGACGGAAGCTTTCGGAAAGATCTCTTCTACCGGCTGCAGACTCACCAGATCTGTATTCCTCCGCTGCGCAAACGCAAGGAAGACCTCCCCCTGCTGGTGGATGAACTGCTTGAGCGGGCGGCTAAAAAACTGCAGATCAACAAGCCTTCTTACAGCAATGACCTGTTGGCGATTCTGCTGAACTATGATTTCCCCGGCAATATTCGCGAGCTGGAAACCCTTCTTTTTGACTGTGTCAGTCGCAGCCAGGGAGGGCGCTTATCAATAACGACAATTCATGACCGCCTCACCAATACGGCAAGCAGCCTGTCCAGTGCTCGTCATGACAGCCAGAAAGACGGCCTGTTTGACCAATTTTCCGTTCTGCCGACATTAAAAGAGGCCACCCAGCAACTGATCAAGACCGCTCTGGAACGCGCCAATGGCAACCAATCCCTTGCCGCGCGCTTTCTCGGCCTGTCCCAACCCGCTCTCAGCCGCCGCCTGAATCGCGAAAAGGACAGATCAGCAACCTGTCACGATGACCTGTGA
- a CDS encoding sensor histidine kinase, protein MKKPVFTVALLLLTLISVGFWVAQILGKQNQRELHTLGIESLANQLNHTIKQRMEMAQRLALDSVAVNSLKAPPKYQDLNSVFDTANLVANTDLIYVINDAGTVVASSDSPDSPLVGRNYTFRPYFQESIQGKPSIFPAVGAFTGQRGLHLSVPVFVESKTHPAGVLVLKIGISEVEDILDQREEKIAFVSPDGIVLSSNQPEWLFHSTRSIPLATRERLLRTRQFGFKKIVPLPFDSSRNWAWIDNKKYAIAHTPIIIPGWELVSFSDVSIVRPLPNLYKVLIISSLSVTGALALLTISLLYSVQRRKKTEVMLINAEKKYRSIFENAVMGIYQSSIEGRFVEASPSMATILGYDSPTDLIHGINDIKHNLYANPEDRTVWVNLLREKGWVNDFITRFRRKDNQLIWVSLSCRLTQGIDNNEDMIEGFCLDITEKIKAQKEVESQHAQLIQADKMITMGILTAGVAHEINNPNTYIISSAEILSDAWSSAAHILEEYYREQAEDFLIGGMPYTTFRENLPALSGRIINGSRRINRIIKELLNYSRKDTIGTNELVDVNRVMTSVETLLNSTIRKSTNHFSMQLAPECPLIRANFLRLEQVVINIIQNACQALPDPNRAIVLSTGYLPETHEVVIACKDEGVGISQENLNMITEPFFTTKRELAGTGLGLAVSSSIMRDLGGTMTFESQVGQGTTVFLKFPEEQKNS, encoded by the coding sequence AAGCAGCGAATGGAGATGGCGCAGCGGCTGGCTCTTGATTCCGTCGCCGTCAACTCTCTGAAGGCTCCGCCAAAATATCAGGATCTGAATTCCGTCTTCGACACAGCAAATCTGGTGGCCAATACCGACCTGATCTATGTCATCAACGATGCAGGGACCGTTGTCGCCAGTTCCGACTCGCCCGATTCCCCTCTGGTCGGTCGAAACTACACGTTCCGCCCCTATTTTCAGGAATCCATCCAGGGTAAGCCCTCAATCTTTCCGGCGGTCGGGGCGTTCACCGGGCAGCGCGGACTGCACCTGAGCGTTCCGGTTTTTGTTGAGAGCAAAACCCACCCGGCCGGCGTCCTGGTCCTTAAAATCGGCATCTCCGAAGTGGAAGATATTCTCGATCAGCGAGAAGAGAAAATTGCCTTTGTTTCCCCGGACGGGATTGTCCTCTCCAGCAACCAACCGGAGTGGTTATTTCATTCCACCCGCAGCATCCCCCTGGCAACCAGAGAACGGTTATTGCGGACAAGGCAGTTCGGCTTCAAAAAAATTGTACCTCTGCCCTTTGACAGCTCCCGGAATTGGGCGTGGATTGATAATAAAAAATACGCGATCGCCCATACGCCTATCATCATTCCGGGCTGGGAGCTGGTGTCCTTCAGCGATGTCAGTATCGTCAGACCCTTGCCAAACCTTTACAAGGTCCTGATCATCTCTTCGCTGAGCGTGACCGGAGCGCTGGCCTTACTGACAATCTCTCTGCTTTACAGCGTTCAGCGCCGGAAAAAGACCGAAGTCATGCTGATAAACGCAGAAAAAAAATATCGGAGCATCTTTGAAAATGCGGTCATGGGGATCTACCAGAGTTCCATTGAAGGAAGATTCGTCGAAGCAAGCCCCTCCATGGCAACGATTCTCGGCTATGACAGCCCGACGGATCTTATTCACGGCATCAATGACATCAAGCACAACCTGTATGCCAATCCGGAAGATCGCACGGTCTGGGTCAACCTGTTACGGGAAAAAGGCTGGGTCAACGATTTCATCACCCGCTTTCGGCGCAAGGACAATCAACTCATCTGGGTCTCGCTCTCCTGTCGCCTGACCCAGGGGATTGATAACAATGAGGATATGATTGAGGGATTCTGCCTTGATATTACCGAGAAAATCAAAGCCCAGAAGGAAGTTGAGAGCCAACACGCACAGCTGATTCAAGCCGATAAAATGATTACCATGGGCATTCTTACCGCAGGCGTTGCCCATGAGATCAATAACCCGAACACCTACATTATCTCCAGTGCCGAAATTCTGTCTGACGCCTGGTCGAGCGCCGCCCATATCCTGGAAGAATATTACCGGGAGCAGGCGGAGGACTTTCTGATCGGCGGCATGCCCTATACAACGTTCAGAGAAAACCTGCCGGCGCTGAGCGGACGGATCATTAACGGTTCACGCAGAATCAACAGAATCATCAAGGAGCTGCTGAATTATTCCCGGAAAGACACAATCGGCACAAACGAGCTCGTTGATGTCAACCGGGTGATGACGTCGGTTGAAACCTTGCTCAACAGCACCATCAGAAAAAGCACCAACCACTTCAGTATGCAGCTGGCCCCGGAATGCCCCCTGATTAGAGCCAATTTCCTGAGGCTTGAGCAGGTTGTCATCAACATCATCCAGAACGCCTGCCAGGCGCTTCCCGACCCCAATCGGGCCATCGTTCTCAGCACCGGGTATCTGCCTGAGACTCATGAGGTGGTCATCGCCTGCAAAGATGAAGGGGTTGGTATTTCCCAAGAGAATCTCAATATGATCACCGAACCGTTTTTTACCACCAAACGGGAATTGGCAGGAACGGGGCTCGGCCTGGCCGTCTCCTCTTCGATCATGCGTGATCTTGGCGGAACCATGACTTTCGAATCGCAAGTAGGACAAGGAACAACCGTCTTTTTAAAATTTCCCGAAGAACAGAAAAACAGCTAG